In Vibrio echinoideorum, the following proteins share a genomic window:
- the nirB gene encoding nitrite reductase large subunit NirB: protein MSKKKIVVVGNGMVGHKFIDNILQSESDEFDVITFSEEPRLAYDRVQLTAYFKRGNAEDLALTSEEYYQSNGVNYLLNARVAQLDTENKCVVTESGHTESYDTLILATGSFPFVPPIPGNDQEHCHVYRTIEDLDAIELSSKGSKSGVVIGGGLLGLEAANAVKNLGLETHVVEFAPRLMAVQLDDGGGALLRRKIEDLGVQVHTEKATSEIVAGESARYRMNFADGTHLETDMIVFSAGIRPQDALARSSDIAIGERGGIVINDHCQTNIDNVYAIGECALWDNKIFGLVAPGYSMAKVAAAHILSDGTSDAAFTGADMSTKLKLLGVDVASIGEVHGQTEGAQSYTYNDEIEQVYKRLIISADGKKIVGAVLVGDAEAYGSLLQIKQNDMPLPENPSVLILPNLADDSGSAMGVEALPDSAVICSCFDVTKGDIKDAVSAGCTTMAALKETTNASTGCGGCSALAKQVLDSELSNLGVEVSNDICEHFAYSRQELTDIIRVNKIKTFDELLDSHGNGLGCTVCKPAVGSILASYWNDYILEDQHIELQDTNDIYLGNMQKDGTYSVVPRIAGGEITPDKLIVLGEVAKEFDLYTKITGGQRVDLFGAQLNELPIIWKKLIDAGFETGHAYGKSVRTVKSCVGSTWCRYGIDDSVGLAIRLENRYKGLRSPHKTKFAVSGCTRECAEAQSKDFGIIATDKGWNLYICGNGGMRPRHGDLFATDLDETTLLQYIDRILMFYTRTADRLQRTSVWMENLEGGIEYLKQVVIEDKLNVAEELEADIALNIEKYQCEWKTTIENPEKMKRFQHYINSEEMDTSLSFIKEREQRFPKPSLSSSSDSQRDEILTNADQIEVTEVS from the coding sequence ATGAGCAAGAAGAAGATCGTCGTCGTTGGTAACGGTATGGTTGGACACAAATTTATCGACAACATATTGCAGTCAGAAAGTGATGAGTTTGATGTGATTACTTTCAGCGAAGAACCTAGGTTGGCCTACGACCGAGTTCAGCTTACAGCTTACTTCAAGCGCGGAAATGCCGAAGATTTGGCATTAACCAGCGAAGAGTATTACCAAAGCAATGGCGTTAATTACCTTCTCAACGCGAGAGTCGCTCAACTGGATACTGAAAATAAGTGCGTTGTGACTGAATCAGGACATACCGAGAGTTATGACACATTGATTCTAGCGACCGGTTCATTCCCTTTTGTTCCCCCTATTCCCGGTAACGACCAAGAACACTGCCACGTTTATCGCACCATCGAAGATTTAGACGCCATTGAATTATCAAGCAAAGGCAGTAAATCGGGCGTAGTGATTGGTGGTGGTCTGCTTGGCTTAGAAGCGGCAAACGCAGTCAAAAACCTTGGCTTGGAAACCCATGTTGTAGAGTTCGCGCCTCGCCTAATGGCCGTTCAATTAGATGACGGTGGCGGTGCGCTTTTACGCAGAAAAATTGAAGACCTTGGCGTCCAAGTTCACACCGAGAAGGCAACCTCTGAGATAGTCGCGGGTGAGAGTGCTCGCTACCGTATGAACTTTGCCGACGGCACTCATCTCGAAACCGATATGATTGTGTTCTCTGCGGGTATTCGCCCTCAAGATGCCCTAGCTCGTAGCTCTGATATTGCCATTGGTGAACGTGGCGGCATCGTGATTAACGATCATTGCCAAACCAACATCGACAACGTGTACGCGATTGGTGAATGTGCGCTATGGGACAACAAGATCTTTGGCTTAGTGGCACCCGGTTATTCGATGGCGAAAGTCGCGGCTGCGCATATCTTATCGGACGGAACGAGCGACGCTGCGTTTACTGGTGCCGACATGAGCACCAAGCTCAAACTGCTTGGTGTTGATGTAGCCAGTATTGGCGAAGTACACGGCCAAACAGAAGGTGCTCAATCGTATACTTATAACGACGAAATCGAGCAAGTTTACAAGCGCCTTATCATCTCAGCTGACGGTAAAAAGATTGTTGGTGCAGTATTGGTGGGCGACGCCGAGGCTTACGGGTCACTACTGCAAATCAAACAAAATGATATGCCTCTTCCTGAAAATCCATCCGTGCTTATTCTGCCAAACCTCGCGGACGATTCTGGCTCAGCAATGGGCGTTGAAGCTCTGCCTGATAGCGCCGTGATTTGTTCGTGTTTTGATGTGACCAAAGGCGATATCAAAGACGCCGTATCTGCAGGCTGCACCACTATGGCTGCATTAAAAGAAACAACCAATGCTTCAACGGGTTGTGGTGGTTGTTCTGCGCTTGCTAAACAAGTTTTAGACAGTGAACTAAGCAACCTTGGTGTGGAAGTCTCAAACGATATCTGTGAGCACTTTGCGTATTCTCGTCAAGAACTTACCGACATTATCCGCGTCAACAAAATCAAGACATTCGATGAGCTATTGGATTCTCATGGCAATGGATTAGGCTGTACCGTCTGTAAGCCTGCTGTCGGTTCTATTCTGGCTTCTTACTGGAATGATTACATCCTCGAAGATCAGCACATTGAACTGCAAGACACCAACGATATCTACCTCGGCAACATGCAAAAAGACGGCACTTATTCAGTTGTGCCACGTATTGCAGGCGGTGAAATCACACCTGACAAATTGATCGTGCTTGGCGAGGTCGCGAAAGAGTTCGACCTTTACACCAAAATCACCGGTGGTCAGCGTGTCGATTTGTTTGGTGCACAGCTTAACGAACTGCCTATCATCTGGAAAAAGCTGATTGATGCAGGTTTCGAAACAGGCCACGCCTACGGTAAGTCGGTTCGTACTGTTAAGTCGTGTGTGGGTAGCACTTGGTGCCGATATGGTATCGACGACAGCGTAGGCTTAGCGATTCGACTAGAGAACCGCTACAAAGGGCTACGCTCGCCACATAAAACCAAGTTTGCAGTTTCTGGCTGTACTCGTGAATGTGCAGAAGCGCAATCGAAAGACTTCGGCATTATCGCGACCGACAAAGGTTGGAACCTCTACATCTGTGGTAACGGCGGTATGCGCCCTCGCCATGGTGACCTTTTTGCTACCGACCTTGATGAAACCACCCTGCTGCAATACATCGACCGCATTCTGATGTTCTACACACGAACCGCGGATCGTCTACAGCGTACATCGGTATGGATGGAAAACCTTGAAGGCGGCATTGAATATCTCAAGCAAGTCGTGATTGAAGACAAGCTCAATGTTGCTGAAGAACTTGAGGCCGATATCGCCCTCAACATCGAAAAATACCAGTGTGAATGGAAAACCACCATCGAAAACCCTGAAAAGATGAAACGCTTCCAGCACTACATCAACAGTGAAGAGATGGACACTAGCCTGTCATTCATTAAAGAACGAGAGCAGCGTTTTCCTAAGCCGAGCTTGAGCTCTTCTTCAGATTCACAACGCGATGAAATACTAACCAACGCAGACCAAATCGAAGTCACGGAAGTTTCGTAA
- a CDS encoding molybdopterin oxidoreductase family protein, producing the protein MSDSNSGWIKSTCAYCGVGCGIEARPTALGKLEVRGDKEHPSNYGKLCTKGIALGETVTPLGRLTQPTHIQNQQKHELAWDDATQLVADRFNQTIEEFGPDSVAFYVSGQLLTEDYYVANKLMKGFIGSGNIDSNSRLCMASSVVGHKRAFGSDTVPICYEDLEQTDLVVITGSNLSWCHPVLFQRLRAAKQANTKLEVIVIDPRYTDTCEIADQHLAIESGSDVALFNGLLSYLADNDVLDEAYISKHTEGFQQAIESAKKYVYHADSNINSEQSVSQLTGLAEQEVERFYRAFASNKKVITIYSQGVNQSSQGCDKVNAIINCHLATGKIGQAGMGPFSVTGQPNAMGGREVGGLANTLAAHFEFGSEESHQTVSNFWQTDNLATKPGLKAVELFDDMLEGKIKAVWIMATNPVVSLPDSARVKAALENCPFVVVSDCIADTETTRLADVVLPAQGWSEKSGTVTNSERRISRQRRILPSPGEAKPDWWMIKEVAQKMGHKHAFDYRHEGQIFEEYCQMTGLDNTDGKTRDLCLIGLTKLDDKSYSELKPQQWPVLELQQDIVNKRMFTDGEFFTKSGKAQFVAVEHALPLTTSSPDYPLIMNSGRVRDQWHTMSRTGLASSLGDHTPEPFIAVHPETAKKFGLETSTNQTNQVVKVKSAQGESQARLVLTQEMRKEQVFMPIHWNGTTAKDSKPCDLILPNTDSNSGQPEFKHTPVMLEACAYRSEAALVSDKVMDCSSFDYWVRQKVEGGFLYRISSSKNPMELVIQLANTLDELPEPNAEAVKSLHYHGNKSFKNYGSAKLGEFGVKQAFVVNSNLDHESIEWLVECLTREADEEFEAEFLSTMAK; encoded by the coding sequence ATGAGTGATTCAAACAGTGGTTGGATAAAATCGACATGTGCCTATTGTGGTGTTGGCTGCGGAATAGAAGCGAGGCCCACTGCATTAGGTAAGCTTGAAGTGCGCGGTGATAAAGAACACCCGTCGAATTATGGAAAGTTATGTACTAAAGGCATTGCTCTAGGTGAAACCGTAACGCCTTTAGGTCGTCTTACTCAGCCTACTCATATTCAGAATCAACAAAAACATGAACTCGCATGGGATGACGCCACTCAATTGGTCGCTGATAGGTTTAACCAAACCATTGAAGAGTTCGGCCCTGATTCAGTTGCGTTCTATGTCTCTGGTCAACTGTTAACAGAAGACTATTACGTTGCTAATAAGCTGATGAAAGGTTTTATTGGTAGCGGAAACATTGACAGTAACTCAAGGCTTTGCATGGCATCGAGCGTTGTTGGACACAAGCGTGCATTTGGTAGCGACACGGTGCCTATTTGCTATGAAGATTTAGAGCAAACCGACTTGGTCGTGATTACTGGCTCAAACTTATCATGGTGTCATCCGGTTCTTTTTCAAAGGTTAAGAGCGGCTAAGCAAGCGAATACCAAACTGGAAGTGATCGTCATAGATCCTCGTTATACCGACACATGTGAAATAGCAGATCAGCATTTAGCGATTGAATCGGGCTCTGACGTGGCCTTGTTTAACGGGTTACTTTCATACCTAGCCGATAATGACGTACTTGATGAGGCCTATATAAGCAAACATACAGAAGGCTTCCAACAAGCGATTGAGTCAGCAAAGAAGTATGTTTACCACGCTGATTCAAACATCAATTCAGAGCAAAGCGTCAGCCAATTGACCGGGTTAGCGGAACAAGAGGTTGAGCGCTTCTATCGCGCGTTCGCATCAAACAAAAAAGTAATCACTATCTATTCTCAGGGCGTGAATCAGTCGAGCCAAGGCTGCGATAAGGTGAATGCCATCATCAATTGCCATTTAGCCACCGGAAAAATCGGACAAGCAGGTATGGGGCCTTTCTCTGTGACCGGGCAACCCAACGCAATGGGCGGTCGCGAAGTGGGTGGTTTAGCGAATACGCTAGCGGCGCACTTTGAGTTTGGGAGTGAGGAATCACACCAAACGGTGAGTAACTTTTGGCAAACCGATAACTTAGCAACCAAGCCCGGTTTGAAAGCCGTCGAGTTGTTTGACGACATGCTTGAAGGCAAGATCAAAGCGGTGTGGATTATGGCGACCAACCCTGTGGTGAGCCTTCCAGACAGTGCGAGAGTGAAAGCAGCGCTAGAAAACTGTCCATTTGTGGTGGTGTCAGATTGCATTGCCGATACTGAAACCACTCGTTTGGCTGATGTAGTGCTGCCCGCGCAAGGGTGGAGCGAGAAGTCGGGCACCGTGACCAACTCCGAGCGTCGTATATCAAGGCAGCGCCGCATATTGCCAAGCCCGGGTGAAGCTAAACCTGATTGGTGGATGATTAAAGAAGTGGCGCAGAAAATGGGTCATAAACATGCCTTTGATTATCGTCATGAAGGGCAGATATTTGAAGAATACTGTCAAATGACGGGTCTTGATAATACTGACGGTAAAACGCGAGACCTGTGTTTAATAGGTCTAACCAAATTGGACGACAAAAGTTATAGCGAGCTAAAACCCCAGCAATGGCCCGTACTAGAATTACAGCAAGATATCGTAAATAAACGAATGTTCACTGATGGCGAGTTTTTCACTAAGTCAGGAAAAGCCCAGTTCGTTGCGGTTGAACATGCTTTACCATTAACGACATCGTCACCAGATTATCCGCTTATAATGAACAGCGGACGAGTGCGCGATCAATGGCACACCATGAGTAGAACAGGGCTTGCCTCATCACTTGGAGACCACACTCCCGAACCGTTCATTGCTGTTCACCCTGAAACCGCCAAGAAATTTGGATTGGAAACGAGCACAAATCAAACCAACCAGGTTGTTAAAGTGAAAAGTGCTCAAGGTGAATCTCAAGCGCGCTTGGTATTAACCCAAGAGATGCGTAAAGAGCAGGTGTTTATGCCGATCCACTGGAACGGCACCACGGCCAAAGACAGCAAGCCGTGTGACTTGATTTTACCTAACACTGATTCCAATTCAGGGCAGCCAGAGTTCAAACACACACCTGTGATGTTAGAGGCATGCGCTTATCGCAGCGAAGCGGCACTGGTCAGTGATAAGGTGATGGATTGCAGCAGCTTTGATTACTGGGTTAGGCAGAAAGTCGAGGGCGGATTTTTGTATCGTATCTCGTCATCTAAGAATCCTATGGAGTTGGTGATTCAGCTTGCCAACACACTGGATGAATTACCTGAACCCAACGCAGAGGCGGTTAAATCACTCCATTATCACGGCAATAAATCGTTCAAGAACTACGGTTCAGCCAAGCTTGGTGAGTTTGGCGTGAAACAAGCGTTCGTGGTGAACAGTAACCTAGATCATGAAAGCATCGAATGGCTGGTGGAATGCCTAACCCGAGAAGCCGATGAAGAATTCGAAGCCGAGTTTTTGAGTACCATGGCGAAGTAG
- a CDS encoding DUF4268 domain-containing protein: MFGELKKVPLRSIWAHEAQDFTPWLAENIEELGNAVGLELELVQEEASVGNFSLDILAKDLGSAENVIIENQFSQTDHDHLGKLLTYSAGFDASFVIWVAETIREEHRQALDWLNHRTDSQTQFFAVVVEVIQIDESKPAFNLKPVVFPNEWQKSKSSNKSVQKTSAKSEKYREYFQELIDELRCEHKFTSAKAGQPQNWYAFASGITGINYGANFCQGNKVRTELYIDFGNAEQNESCLNYLLESKDEIEDEFGSELSWEPIDGKRATRVAVYRDGSILDESNLSEIKLWHINNLIKFKDLFAKRVRKHLK, from the coding sequence ATGTTTGGTGAGTTGAAGAAAGTCCCATTACGAAGTATTTGGGCACATGAAGCGCAAGATTTTACACCTTGGCTAGCGGAAAACATCGAAGAATTGGGAAATGCTGTAGGTTTGGAGCTTGAGCTAGTTCAAGAGGAAGCGAGCGTCGGGAATTTTTCTCTTGATATCTTAGCCAAGGATCTTGGGTCAGCCGAAAACGTCATTATTGAAAATCAGTTTTCTCAAACTGACCATGACCACCTAGGTAAGTTACTTACATATTCGGCTGGGTTCGACGCTTCGTTCGTCATTTGGGTTGCTGAAACAATTCGTGAAGAGCACCGTCAAGCTCTAGACTGGTTGAATCACCGAACTGATAGTCAGACGCAATTCTTTGCAGTTGTTGTTGAGGTTATTCAAATTGACGAGTCAAAGCCTGCTTTTAATCTAAAACCTGTAGTATTTCCAAACGAATGGCAAAAGAGCAAGTCTTCGAACAAGTCTGTTCAAAAAACGAGTGCCAAATCTGAAAAGTATCGTGAGTACTTCCAAGAGTTGATCGATGAGCTTCGATGCGAGCATAAATTTACCTCAGCTAAGGCTGGTCAACCTCAGAACTGGTACGCATTTGCTTCTGGAATTACTGGTATAAATTACGGTGCAAACTTTTGCCAAGGCAATAAAGTACGTACGGAACTTTATATTGATTTTGGCAATGCTGAGCAAAACGAGTCGTGCTTGAACTATTTGCTCGAAAGCAAAGATGAAATTGAAGATGAATTTGGAAGTGAGCTTTCTTGGGAACCAATAGATGGTAAGAGGGCTACTAGAGTGGCTGTCTATCGTGATGGTTCAATATTAGACGAAAGTAATTTATCAGAGATTAAACTATGGCATATTAATAACCTAATTAAGTTCAAAGATTTGTTTGCTAAAAGGGTTCGTAAGCACTTGAAATAG
- a CDS encoding CHASE3 domain-containing protein, translating to MFASWFDDISLQRKLLVSFSIPIALMVLVSFSVHQNTQSIVEDNHWVVHTHKAIARAQELLNLAIDMETGQRGYLITGDPVFLEPYHLALDVWNQKVHTLCEQVSDNPSQVERLRNIDALHKQWLKEAGEKEIAQRSLVGNGTTTMQNVIALTQKQTGKQLIDKIRNEIAEFISIEQKLIQIRVKDSEHSANQTSYVLFLGTLFSTFISLLVAAWSSNRIKKRIHLLLNAANQVAAGHLKQVASMLDRSPSMSGNDEVAQLTHSFQKMATTLVKSNNQMHASNRDLIAERKKAEAAVKAKSEFLSTMSHEIRTPMNGVLGISQIIASQTKEPSTKENIEVILDSGQHLMTILNDILDFSKVEENKLELDIAPFNFEQVIRPVCSAIKPMADEKSIRLIVDNEVPNNIDLIGDCARLRQILFNLGGNAIKFTNEGHVLIQLALNHQDNKLLLSITDTGVGIPKDKHLHIFNPFEQADASTTRKFGGTGLGLAIVKKLVELMRGEITLNSAVGLGTKFQVSLPITWQEHKSTETNPVLISTDEPFHNPLNVLLVEDNRINAIVAKGFCENLGYHVEQAENGRIATEYLKTAEYDLILMDNHMPEMNGVEATQFIRQQLGLNTLIFAYTADVFREAHDSFIEAGADHVLTKPLQQESFFDALQQFSSRLPKHANDESTTDITSNVIELHREPIDKLSLTEEEISQSEVIQSFKENHHDLIVLLKSTSKELEESIDQLIEAYIQQDLKSIRKTLHSLKGMALNLGLNMLAQQVLALEKQIKHQQLPEIEQLQKLINRILVNEHQAQRMIMAYAAPITYIHGQVR from the coding sequence ATGTTTGCGAGTTGGTTTGATGATATTTCTCTACAGAGAAAACTATTAGTTAGCTTTTCCATCCCTATTGCATTAATGGTTCTTGTCTCATTCTCTGTCCATCAAAACACCCAATCAATAGTCGAAGACAACCACTGGGTTGTTCACACTCATAAGGCGATTGCTCGCGCTCAGGAGCTTCTAAACCTAGCCATTGATATGGAAACGGGTCAAAGGGGCTACCTCATCACCGGTGACCCTGTATTCCTTGAGCCTTATCACCTTGCACTTGATGTATGGAACCAAAAAGTTCACACCCTTTGTGAACAAGTAAGCGATAACCCCAGCCAAGTAGAACGCCTCCGAAATATCGATGCACTTCATAAGCAATGGCTTAAGGAAGCAGGTGAAAAAGAAATCGCCCAGCGTAGCTTGGTCGGCAATGGCACAACTACGATGCAAAATGTGATTGCTTTAACCCAAAAACAAACGGGCAAACAACTTATCGATAAAATTCGTAATGAGATAGCCGAGTTTATTTCAATCGAACAAAAGCTCATTCAAATTCGAGTAAAAGATTCCGAACACTCCGCCAACCAAACCAGTTACGTGCTGTTTCTAGGAACACTTTTTTCAACGTTTATTTCTCTGCTTGTAGCAGCATGGTCATCAAACCGCATTAAGAAACGTATTCACCTACTCCTTAACGCGGCCAATCAAGTGGCGGCTGGTCATTTAAAGCAAGTCGCTTCCATGCTTGACCGAAGCCCCTCAATGAGCGGTAACGATGAGGTTGCTCAACTCACTCACAGTTTCCAGAAAATGGCGACGACTCTGGTTAAAAGTAACAACCAAATGCACGCGTCAAATCGTGATCTCATTGCTGAACGTAAAAAAGCCGAAGCCGCCGTTAAAGCGAAAAGTGAATTTCTTTCAACGATGAGTCATGAAATACGCACCCCTATGAATGGCGTGCTTGGCATTTCGCAGATCATAGCTTCTCAGACTAAAGAACCGTCGACCAAAGAGAACATCGAAGTCATCCTCGATTCGGGTCAACACCTGATGACAATACTCAATGACATCCTAGATTTCTCTAAAGTGGAAGAAAACAAACTCGAACTGGATATTGCTCCCTTTAACTTTGAACAAGTTATTCGACCTGTCTGCAGTGCAATTAAACCGATGGCAGATGAAAAGAGTATCCGTTTAATCGTTGATAACGAGGTGCCCAATAACATAGACCTTATTGGTGATTGCGCGAGGTTACGCCAAATCTTGTTTAATTTAGGGGGCAACGCGATAAAGTTTACCAATGAAGGCCACGTGCTGATTCAATTGGCCCTTAATCATCAAGACAACAAGCTCCTTTTGTCAATAACGGATACTGGCGTCGGGATCCCGAAAGATAAGCACCTGCATATATTCAACCCGTTCGAACAAGCGGATGCATCCACAACAAGAAAATTTGGTGGTACAGGGCTTGGGTTAGCTATCGTTAAAAAGCTCGTGGAGCTGATGAGAGGTGAGATAACTCTAAACAGTGCCGTTGGGCTCGGGACCAAGTTCCAAGTTTCATTACCTATCACCTGGCAAGAGCACAAATCGACAGAGACCAACCCAGTTCTCATTAGCACTGACGAGCCATTCCATAATCCGTTGAATGTGCTGTTAGTAGAAGACAACCGCATTAACGCCATTGTTGCTAAAGGTTTTTGTGAAAACCTCGGATACCATGTTGAACAGGCAGAAAATGGAAGAATCGCGACAGAATATCTGAAGACAGCAGAATATGACCTCATCTTAATGGACAATCACATGCCTGAAATGAACGGAGTTGAGGCAACACAATTTATTAGACAACAGCTTGGCTTAAACACTCTGATATTTGCTTATACCGCCGATGTGTTTCGCGAGGCTCATGACAGCTTTATTGAAGCGGGTGCAGACCACGTTTTAACAAAGCCGTTGCAGCAAGAGAGTTTCTTCGATGCCCTACAACAGTTTTCTTCACGCCTTCCTAAGCACGCTAACGACGAATCCACGACTGATATAACAAGTAATGTTATCGAACTTCACAGAGAGCCCATTGATAAGCTCAGCCTAACAGAAGAAGAGATCAGTCAATCAGAGGTTATTCAATCGTTTAAAGAAAACCACCACGACTTGATCGTGCTTTTGAAATCAACATCGAAAGAGCTTGAAGAGTCCATCGATCAACTCATCGAAGCCTATATTCAGCAGGACCTTAAATCTATAAGGAAGACTTTACACTCCTTAAAAGGGATGGCTTTGAACCTCGGGCTAAACATGTTGGCACAACAAGTGCTCGCTCTAGAAAAACAAATAAAGCATCAGCAGTTGCCCGAAATAGAGCAACTTCAAAAGCTCATCAACCGCATCTTAGTCAATGAACATCAGGCTCAACGAATGATAATGGCTTATGCTGCGCCAATAACTTATATACACGGCCAAGTACGCTAA